The following coding sequences lie in one Nakaseomyces glabratus chromosome K, complete sequence genomic window:
- a CDS encoding uncharacterized protein (CAGL0K04675g~Protein of unknown function), with amino-acid sequence MFLLSFLLFPANCSFWSQKSKRVSFAFFRNTPVLVAQKKKKFIPLFRFENTLKNILEFISDDWNSLLWKKCRSILIYLFYTRYSSIKEVATLSVVFKLQRSQKTVPSATTTTITTKIPPLCSLFAMTWRQTGIVLYFQSPCLRT; translated from the coding sequence ATgtttttgctttcttttctacTATTTCCGGccaattgttctttttggTCACAGAAGAGTAAGCGAGTTTCTTTCGCTTTTTTTCGGAATACCCCCGTCTTAGTAGcccaaaagaaaaaaaaattcatccCACTTTTTAGGTTCGAAAACACCttaaagaatattttggAATTCATATCAGATGATTGGAACAGCTTACTATGGAAAAAATGCCGTAGTATACTAATTTACCTCTTTTACACACGATACTCTTCTATAAAAGAAGTCGCCACACTGAGCGTCGTATTTAAACTACAGAGGTCACAAAAGACAGTGCCAAGCGCAACAACCACTACCATCACCACAAAGATTCCCCCCTTGTGTTCCCTCTTTGCTATGACGTGGAGACAAACTGGCATAGTTCTTTACTTCCAGTCACCTTGCCTAAGAACCTAA